One Paraburkholderia sp. IMGN_8 DNA window includes the following coding sequences:
- the rsxB gene encoding electron transport complex subunit RsxB, with amino-acid sequence MTNSITLADRIEDLLPQTQCTKCGYPACRPYAEAVASGEANYNQCPPGGAEGVARLAALLGKPVIPLNSANGVERPRPLAVIDEQLCIGCTLCMQACPVDAIVGAPKQMHTVIAELCTGCDLCVPPCPVDCIAMPPVTGEATGWDAWSQAQADAARERHDRREARLAREREAAEARAAARRAASSAPALGAGTGAATSADASPAVPAASVTDDAEAKKRAIIQAALDRARKKKEELAAKGQGPLNTERVSADVQAQIDAAEARRRRLGLTTDDNTAPPSTKR; translated from the coding sequence GTGACCAACTCCATAACACTCGCAGACCGCATCGAGGATCTGCTGCCCCAAACGCAATGCACGAAGTGCGGCTATCCCGCATGCCGCCCGTACGCCGAAGCAGTCGCCAGCGGCGAGGCCAATTACAACCAGTGCCCGCCGGGCGGCGCCGAAGGCGTCGCGCGCCTCGCCGCGTTGCTCGGCAAGCCGGTGATTCCGCTCAATTCCGCCAACGGTGTCGAACGGCCGCGCCCTTTGGCGGTTATCGACGAACAACTTTGCATCGGTTGCACGTTGTGCATGCAGGCCTGTCCGGTCGACGCAATAGTTGGCGCACCGAAACAGATGCACACGGTGATCGCGGAACTCTGCACCGGCTGCGACCTGTGTGTGCCGCCTTGTCCGGTCGACTGCATCGCGATGCCGCCCGTCACTGGTGAAGCGACCGGCTGGGACGCATGGAGCCAGGCCCAGGCCGACGCCGCGCGTGAACGCCATGACCGGCGCGAGGCGCGTCTTGCGCGCGAACGCGAAGCCGCCGAAGCGCGTGCTGCAGCGCGGCGAGCCGCGAGCAGCGCGCCTGCACTCGGCGCTGGAACCGGCGCTGCGACTTCGGCCGATGCATCGCCCGCGGTGCCCGCAGCGTCTGTAACGGACGACGCCGAAGCGAAAAAACGCGCGATCATTCAGGCCGCGCTCGATCGAGCGCGCAAGAAGAAAGAAGAGCTGGCCGCCAAAGGCCAAGGTCCGCTGAACACCGAGCGTGTCAGTGCCGACGTCCAGGCGCAGATCGATGCCGCCGAAGCACGCCGCCGCCGTCTTGGACTCACAACGGACGACAACACCGCCCCCCCTTCCACGAAGCGCTAA
- the nth gene encoding endonuclease III, protein MNANKRRAIYETLQSLNPHPTTELEYTTPFELLIAVLLSAQATDVSVNKAMRKMFPVANTPQQVFDLGEEGVAGYIRTIGLYRTKAKNVIATCRILLDQYGGKVPEDREALESLPGVGRKTANVILNTAFGHPTIAVDTHIFRVANRTGLAPGKDVRAVEQALEKFTPAEFKQDAHHWLILHGRYVCKARRPECWHCVIEPLCEFRPKTPPPDL, encoded by the coding sequence ATGAACGCGAACAAACGCCGCGCCATCTACGAGACGCTTCAGAGTCTCAATCCGCATCCCACGACCGAACTCGAGTACACCACACCGTTCGAATTGCTGATTGCCGTGCTGCTGTCGGCGCAAGCCACCGACGTCTCGGTCAACAAGGCGATGCGCAAGATGTTCCCGGTCGCGAACACGCCGCAGCAGGTGTTCGATCTCGGCGAAGAAGGAGTCGCCGGCTACATCAGGACCATTGGCCTCTATCGAACCAAGGCGAAGAATGTGATTGCGACTTGCCGCATTCTGCTCGACCAGTACGGCGGCAAAGTACCGGAAGATCGCGAAGCGCTCGAGAGCCTGCCCGGCGTCGGCCGAAAAACGGCGAACGTGATTCTGAACACGGCGTTCGGTCATCCGACCATCGCCGTCGATACGCACATCTTTCGCGTTGCCAATCGAACCGGTCTCGCGCCGGGAAAAGATGTGCGCGCGGTCGAACAGGCGCTGGAGAAATTCACGCCGGCCGAATTCAAGCAGGATGCGCATCACTGGCTGATCCTGCACGGCCGTTATGTGTGCAAGGCGCGCCGGCCGGAATGCTGGCATTGCGTGATCGAGCCGCTGTGCGAGTTCCGGCCGAAGACGCCGCCGCCGGATCTCTGA
- a CDS encoding DUF1841 family protein, which translates to MFNPSRDEVRLFFTDTWRKQRQGEILTPLEAIAADWIVEHPEYHADLADSEGAATQDYSPERGQTNPFLHLSMHLAITEQLSIDQPPGIRAAHERLAARLGSTHEAQHAIMDCLGETIWEAQRTGTPPDTDAYLQRIERRATRD; encoded by the coding sequence ATGTTCAATCCCAGCCGCGACGAAGTCCGCCTCTTTTTCACCGACACCTGGCGCAAACAGCGTCAAGGCGAAATCCTGACGCCGCTCGAGGCAATCGCCGCGGACTGGATCGTCGAGCATCCCGAGTACCACGCCGATCTGGCCGATAGCGAAGGCGCGGCGACCCAGGACTACTCGCCCGAACGCGGGCAGACCAACCCGTTCCTGCATCTGTCGATGCATCTGGCGATCACTGAGCAATTGTCGATCGACCAGCCGCCGGGCATTCGCGCGGCGCACGAGCGCCTCGCCGCCCGCCTCGGCTCGACCCATGAAGCACAGCACGCGATCATGGATTGCCTAGGCGAAACCATCTGGGAAGCGCAGCGCACCGGCACGCCGCCGGATACAGACGCGTATTTGCAGCGCATCGAGCGGCGCGCCACGCGGGACTAG
- a CDS encoding c-type cytochrome has product MNKPQQALHTVFKAACASAALIGLVAANVAHAADAGNGKVLADSHNCAACHGVNLNKPVSPEYPKLAGQHSDYVYWALRQYQMGNGNPHLGRNNAIMQAQVQSLSIGDMKDIAAYVESLNGDLVQKK; this is encoded by the coding sequence ATGAATAAGCCCCAACAGGCACTCCACACGGTGTTCAAGGCTGCATGCGCGTCGGCGGCATTGATCGGTCTGGTTGCAGCGAACGTCGCGCACGCCGCTGACGCCGGCAATGGCAAGGTGCTGGCCGACAGTCACAACTGCGCGGCTTGCCACGGTGTCAACCTGAACAAGCCGGTGAGCCCGGAATATCCGAAGCTCGCCGGTCAGCACTCCGACTATGTCTACTGGGCGCTGCGCCAGTATCAGATGGGCAACGGCAACCCGCACCTCGGTCGCAACAACGCGATCATGCAGGCGCAGGTGCAAAGCTTGTCGATTGGCGACATGAAAGACATCGCGGCCTATGTCGAATCGCTGAACGGCGATCTCGTGCAGAAGAAGTAA
- a CDS encoding cytochrome c, with the protein MNKFVGKHVVIAALSVLAGYAASAQAADVVGNAKAGQGKVAMCIGCHGIPEYRTAYPEVYRVPMLGGQNQAYLENALRGYKKGDRHFETMHAITVSLSDQDIADISAYYAAQNSSSKNNPDK; encoded by the coding sequence ATGAATAAATTCGTCGGCAAACACGTCGTGATCGCAGCGCTGTCGGTGCTCGCGGGCTATGCGGCCAGTGCGCAGGCAGCGGATGTCGTCGGCAACGCGAAGGCGGGCCAAGGCAAGGTCGCGATGTGTATTGGCTGCCACGGCATTCCTGAATACCGCACCGCTTACCCTGAGGTCTACCGCGTGCCGATGCTCGGCGGCCAGAATCAGGCGTATCTCGAGAACGCGCTGCGCGGCTACAAGAAGGGCGACCGCCATTTCGAAACGATGCACGCGATCACCGTGTCGCTGTCGGATCAGGACATCGCCGATATCTCTGCCTACTACGCAGCGCAAAATTCCTCTTCGAAGAACAATCCCGACAAGTGA
- a CDS encoding MoxR family ATPase produces MRFEGSSQYVATDDLKLAVNAAMTLKRPLLIKGEPGTGKTMLAEEVAAALGMPLLQWHIKSTTKAQQGLYEYDAVSRLRDSQLGDERVKDISNYIVKGVLWQAFESEEQTVLLIDEIDKADIEFPNDLLRELDRMEFYVYETHELIRAKRRPLVIITSNNEKELPDAFLRRCFFHYIKFPDPVTMQQIVEVHYPGIKKELLSSAMQSFFELRNVSGLKKKPSTSELLDWLKLLLAEDIPPEALRSSDQKQIIPPLHGALLKNEQDVSLFERLIFMNRNNR; encoded by the coding sequence ATGCGTTTCGAAGGCTCATCGCAATACGTCGCCACCGACGATCTCAAGCTCGCGGTCAACGCCGCGATGACGCTGAAACGCCCGCTGCTGATCAAGGGCGAACCCGGCACCGGCAAAACCATGCTGGCCGAAGAGGTCGCCGCCGCCCTCGGCATGCCGCTCCTGCAGTGGCATATCAAGTCCACCACCAAGGCGCAGCAGGGTCTGTACGAGTACGACGCGGTGTCGCGCCTGCGCGATTCGCAGCTCGGCGACGAACGCGTCAAGGACATTAGCAACTACATCGTCAAGGGCGTGCTGTGGCAGGCGTTCGAGTCGGAAGAGCAAACGGTGCTGCTGATCGACGAGATCGACAAGGCCGACATCGAATTCCCGAACGACCTGCTGCGCGAACTCGACCGCATGGAGTTCTACGTGTACGAAACGCACGAGCTGATTCGCGCCAAACGGCGCCCGCTCGTGATCATCACGTCGAACAACGAGAAGGAACTGCCCGACGCGTTCCTGCGCCGTTGCTTCTTCCACTACATCAAGTTCCCCGATCCAGTGACGATGCAGCAGATCGTCGAGGTGCATTACCCCGGCATCAAGAAGGAACTGCTGAGCTCGGCCATGCAGAGCTTTTTCGAATTGCGCAATGTGTCGGGGCTGAAGAAGAAGCCGTCCACGTCGGAACTGCTCGACTGGCTGAAGCTGCTGCTCGCCGAAGACATTCCGCCCGAAGCGCTGCGCTCGTCCGACCAGAAGCAGATCATCCCGCCGCTGCACGGCGCCCTGCTGAAGAACGAGCAGGACGTGAGCCTGTTCGAGCGGCTGATCTTCATGAACCGCAATAATCGCTGA
- a CDS encoding VWA domain-containing protein → MLIDFFYSLRAAKLPVSVKEYLTLLEALKANVIAPSLDDFYYLARITLVKDEQYFDKFDQAFGAYFNGVAQTSELAFDVPLDWLKKKLQRDLSPEEKAQIEAMGGLDKLMERLKELFDEQKERHEGGSKWIGTGGTSPFGNGGYNPEGVRIGSDAAGNRTAVKVWEARAYRDYDDQVEIGTRNIKIALRRLRRFAREGAAEELDLPDTIRSTAANAGWLDLKMVPERHNKVKVLMLLDVGGSMDDHIKRTEELFSAAKAEFKHLEFYYFHNCVYDFLWKNNRRRHAERMPTWDVLHKFTPDYKLIFVGDATMSPYEVLQPGGSVEYNNPEAGAVWLRRLADHFPHYAWLNPEPEGLWAYRQSVSAIREVLGHRMYPLTLAGLETAMRMLSK, encoded by the coding sequence ATGCTGATCGACTTCTTTTATTCGCTACGCGCGGCCAAACTGCCGGTGTCGGTGAAGGAATATCTGACGCTGCTCGAAGCGCTGAAAGCCAACGTGATCGCACCGTCGCTCGACGACTTCTACTATCTCGCGCGCATCACGCTGGTCAAGGACGAACAGTACTTCGACAAGTTCGACCAGGCGTTCGGCGCGTATTTCAACGGTGTCGCGCAAACCTCGGAGCTCGCCTTCGACGTCCCGCTCGACTGGCTAAAGAAGAAGCTGCAACGCGATCTGTCGCCCGAGGAGAAAGCGCAGATCGAAGCGATGGGCGGCCTCGACAAGCTGATGGAGCGCCTCAAGGAACTGTTCGACGAACAGAAAGAGCGCCACGAAGGCGGCAGCAAATGGATCGGCACGGGCGGCACGTCGCCGTTCGGCAACGGCGGCTACAACCCGGAGGGCGTGCGCATCGGCAGCGATGCGGCGGGCAATCGCACTGCGGTCAAGGTGTGGGAAGCGCGCGCCTACCGCGATTACGACGACCAGGTCGAAATCGGCACGCGCAATATCAAGATCGCGCTGCGCCGCTTGCGCCGTTTCGCGCGCGAAGGCGCCGCCGAAGAGCTCGATCTGCCCGACACGATCCGCAGCACCGCCGCGAACGCCGGCTGGCTCGACCTGAAGATGGTGCCGGAGCGGCACAACAAGGTGAAAGTACTGATGCTGCTCGACGTGGGCGGCTCGATGGACGATCACATCAAACGCACCGAAGAACTGTTTTCGGCCGCCAAGGCTGAGTTCAAGCACCTCGAGTTCTACTACTTCCACAACTGCGTGTACGACTTCCTGTGGAAGAACAATCGCCGCCGCCACGCCGAGCGGATGCCGACGTGGGACGTGCTGCACAAGTTCACGCCGGATTACAAGCTGATCTTCGTCGGCGATGCAACGATGAGTCCGTACGAAGTGCTGCAACCGGGCGGCTCGGTCGAATACAACAACCCCGAAGCCGGCGCCGTGTGGCTGCGGCGCCTCGCGGATCATTTCCCGCATTATGCGTGGCTGAATCCGGAGCCGGAGGGCTTGTGGGCGTACCGGCAGTCGGTCAGCGCAATCCGCGAAGTGCTCGGCCACCGCATGTATCCGCTCACGCTCGCCGGCCTCGAAACGGCAATGCGCATGCTGAGCAAATAA
- a CDS encoding benzoate/H(+) symporter BenE family transporter: MSPFSSPDLSPATVLPGRLKPFADTALSAVVAGFVAMMTGYTSSLVLMFQAGQAAHLTDAQISSWIWALSIGMAVCTIGLSLRFRAPIVIAWSTPGAALLVSSLPHVTYAEAIGAFIVCALLLTVVGLTGWFDTLMKKIPAGIASALLAGILFEIGIEIFRAAQFQTALVLTMFFTYLIVKRLVPRYAIVTTLIVGTAAAGGLGLLDFSRFHVALAHPVFTMPAFSVAASISIGIPLFVVAMASQNVPGIAVLRADGYTTPSAPLISTTGIVSLLLAPFGSHGINLAAITAAICTGPEAHENRDKRYTAAVWCGIFYLIAGIFGATIAALFAALPKALVVSVAALALFGSIMSGLANAMHDPKQREAALVTFMVTASGLTLLSIGSAFWGLVAGVLTQLVLNARRA, from the coding sequence ATGAGTCCGTTTTCATCGCCTGATTTGTCCCCTGCCACCGTATTGCCCGGGCGTCTCAAACCGTTCGCCGACACCGCGCTGTCAGCCGTCGTCGCCGGCTTCGTCGCGATGATGACCGGCTACACCAGTTCGCTGGTGCTGATGTTCCAGGCGGGCCAGGCCGCGCATCTGACCGATGCGCAGATTTCGTCGTGGATCTGGGCGTTGTCGATCGGTATGGCGGTCTGCACGATCGGCCTCTCGCTGCGTTTTCGCGCGCCGATCGTGATCGCATGGTCGACGCCCGGCGCGGCGCTGCTGGTGTCGTCGCTGCCGCATGTGACTTACGCGGAGGCGATCGGCGCGTTTATCGTCTGCGCGTTGCTGCTGACCGTGGTCGGCCTGACCGGCTGGTTCGATACGCTGATGAAGAAAATCCCCGCGGGCATCGCATCGGCATTGCTGGCGGGCATTCTGTTCGAAATCGGCATCGAGATTTTCCGCGCCGCGCAATTCCAGACCGCCCTCGTGCTGACGATGTTCTTCACGTACCTGATCGTCAAACGTCTCGTACCGCGCTACGCGATCGTGACGACGCTGATCGTCGGCACGGCCGCCGCCGGCGGCCTCGGCTTGCTCGATTTCAGCCGCTTTCATGTCGCGCTCGCCCATCCAGTGTTCACGATGCCGGCGTTCTCGGTGGCCGCGAGCATCAGCATCGGGATTCCGCTGTTCGTCGTCGCGATGGCGTCGCAGAACGTGCCGGGCATTGCCGTGCTGCGCGCCGACGGTTACACGACGCCGTCCGCGCCGCTGATTTCGACGACCGGCATCGTCTCGCTGTTGCTCGCGCCGTTCGGCTCGCACGGCATCAATCTTGCGGCGATCACGGCGGCGATCTGCACCGGCCCCGAGGCGCACGAAAACCGCGACAAGCGTTACACCGCGGCGGTCTGGTGCGGCATTTTCTATCTGATCGCCGGGATTTTCGGTGCCACCATCGCCGCGCTGTTCGCGGCCTTGCCGAAGGCGCTGGTCGTCTCCGTCGCCGCGCTGGCGCTCTTTGGTTCGATCATGAGCGGCCTCGCCAACGCGATGCACGACCCCAAACAGCGCGAGGCGGCGCTGGTGACGTTCATGGTGACGGCCTCGGGCCTCACCCTGCTGTCAATCGGCTCGGCATTCTGGGGACTGGTTGCGGGCGTGCTGACGCAACTGGTGCTGAACGCGCGCCGCGCCTGA
- the tal gene encoding transaldolase codes for MTTALDQLKQYTTVVADTGDFQQLAQYKPQDATTNPSLILKAVQKDDYRPLLEKTVKEHASKPVGTIIDHLLIAFGTEILKIIPGRVSTEVDARLSFDTQASIAKGRELIGLYQEKGIGRERVLIKLASTWEGIRAAEVLQKEGIRCNMTLLFSLAQAAACAEAGAQLISPFVGRIYDWYKKNAGSAWDEAKDGGANDPGVKSVRRIYAYYKKFGYKTEVMGASFRTPGQILELAGCDLLTISPDLLQKLQESTEKVERKLSPEIATGADIARVPVDESSFRFLVNDEAMASEKLAEGIRAFAADAVKLEKLIEALR; via the coding sequence ATGACAACCGCACTCGACCAACTCAAGCAATACACCACCGTCGTGGCCGATACCGGCGACTTCCAGCAGCTCGCCCAATACAAGCCGCAGGACGCGACCACCAATCCGTCGCTGATTCTGAAGGCCGTGCAGAAGGACGATTACCGTCCGCTGCTCGAAAAGACCGTGAAAGAGCACGCGTCGAAGCCGGTCGGCACGATCATCGATCATCTGCTGATCGCATTCGGCACCGAAATCCTCAAGATCATTCCGGGCCGCGTGTCGACCGAAGTGGACGCGCGCCTGTCGTTCGACACTCAAGCGTCGATTGCGAAGGGCCGCGAACTGATCGGCCTGTACCAGGAAAAGGGCATCGGCCGCGAACGCGTGCTGATCAAGCTGGCTTCCACCTGGGAAGGCATCCGCGCCGCCGAAGTACTGCAGAAAGAAGGCATCCGCTGCAACATGACGCTGCTGTTCTCGCTCGCGCAGGCGGCCGCCTGTGCCGAAGCGGGTGCGCAGCTGATTTCGCCGTTCGTCGGCCGCATCTACGACTGGTACAAGAAGAACGCCGGCAGCGCGTGGGACGAAGCGAAAGACGGCGGCGCCAACGATCCTGGCGTCAAATCGGTGCGCCGCATCTACGCGTACTACAAGAAGTTCGGCTACAAAACGGAAGTGATGGGCGCGAGCTTCCGCACGCCGGGTCAGATCCTCGAACTGGCCGGCTGCGATCTGCTGACCATCAGCCCGGATCTGCTGCAAAAGCTGCAGGAGAGCACCGAGAAGGTCGAGCGCAAGCTGTCGCCGGAGATTGCCACAGGTGCCGACATCGCACGCGTGCCGGTCGACGAATCGTCGTTCCGTTTCCTCGTCAACGACGAAGCAATGGCGTCAGAAAAGCTCGCCGAAGGCATTCGCGCATTCGCTGCGGACGCCGTCAAGCTGGAAAAGCTGATCGAAGCGCTGCGTTAA
- a CDS encoding VOC family protein, with the protein MYVQPYVFFNGRCEEALKFYGEAIGAEVLFQMRYKEAPPDAQSQMRPDTEDKIMHASIKSGSTTWMASDGHCDPDAGPMNGFSLSLTADDAASAEKYFNALADGGKITMPWQATFWSKGFGMVVDRFGLGWMVTVPEE; encoded by the coding sequence ATGTACGTTCAGCCTTACGTTTTCTTCAACGGCCGTTGCGAAGAAGCGTTGAAGTTTTACGGCGAAGCAATCGGCGCCGAAGTGTTATTCCAGATGCGCTACAAGGAGGCGCCGCCTGACGCGCAGAGCCAGATGCGCCCTGACACGGAGGACAAGATCATGCACGCGAGCATCAAAAGCGGTTCGACGACCTGGATGGCGTCCGACGGCCACTGCGACCCCGATGCTGGTCCGATGAACGGTTTCAGCCTGTCCCTGACGGCCGACGACGCGGCATCGGCCGAAAAATACTTCAATGCACTGGCCGACGGCGGAAAGATCACTATGCCGTGGCAAGCCACCTTCTGGAGCAAAGGCTTCGGGATGGTGGTGGACCGCTTCGGCCTCGGCTGGATGGTGACGGTGCCGGAGGAGTAA
- a CDS encoding FUSC family protein: protein MVPADSHTVITRRSAISRMVRAVASPYYRYRHARVLHSLRVGLAMLVSILATTGIDIPHGIWSSVTLLVVIGGLQHHGNIRKKAAERAAGTLLGASIGLVLILQQDLIGSLPLTYVLMSIVAAICAWFAIGSSGYIGLLTAITMCIVAGHGNNPIDVGLWRTLNVLIGIVIALAFSFALPLHATYSWRYGLADNLRECARIYARLLQGETISEDEQVKSFLRINQRLVQLRSLMPSVAKEIDVPQARLEEIQRLHRSVLSSLELLASGPLMRADAVTRAAFAQECGIEVRAVRGILLATARGLRFGRATHFRIPPALPLAQAHPDAALTLPPDLQGPYWLGQRLVEQVDRLRALLLETEPNWNIDRHTRTLLKA from the coding sequence ATGGTCCCTGCCGATTCTCACACCGTGATTACCCGCCGTTCGGCCATCAGCCGCATGGTGCGCGCGGTCGCGTCGCCGTATTACCGCTATCGCCATGCAAGGGTGTTGCATAGTCTGCGCGTCGGCCTCGCGATGCTGGTGTCGATTCTCGCCACGACCGGTATCGACATCCCGCACGGCATCTGGTCGTCGGTGACCTTGCTGGTGGTAATCGGCGGTTTGCAGCATCACGGCAATATCCGCAAGAAGGCGGCGGAACGGGCAGCGGGAACTTTGCTCGGCGCGTCGATTGGTTTGGTGCTGATCCTGCAACAGGATCTGATCGGCTCGCTGCCGCTCACCTATGTACTGATGTCGATCGTCGCCGCGATCTGCGCGTGGTTCGCGATCGGCTCGTCCGGCTATATCGGTCTGCTGACGGCGATCACGATGTGCATCGTCGCGGGCCATGGCAACAATCCGATCGACGTCGGCCTGTGGCGCACGCTGAACGTGCTGATCGGCATCGTGATCGCGCTGGCCTTTTCGTTCGCACTGCCGCTGCACGCAACCTATTCGTGGCGCTACGGCCTCGCCGACAATCTGCGCGAATGTGCGCGGATCTACGCGCGGCTGCTACAAGGCGAAACGATCAGCGAAGACGAGCAGGTCAAAAGCTTTCTGAGGATCAACCAGCGGCTGGTGCAGTTGCGCTCGCTGATGCCCTCGGTGGCCAAGGAGATCGATGTGCCGCAGGCAAGGCTCGAAGAGATCCAGCGTCTGCATCGCTCGGTGCTTAGTTCGCTGGAACTGCTGGCGAGCGGCCCGCTGATGCGTGCCGACGCCGTGACGCGCGCCGCGTTTGCACAGGAGTGCGGGATCGAGGTGCGCGCGGTGCGAGGCATCCTGCTGGCAACGGCGCGCGGCCTGCGATTTGGCCGCGCGACGCATTTCAGGATTCCGCCCGCGTTGCCGCTCGCGCAAGCGCACCCTGACGCGGCGTTGACACTGCCGCCCGATTTGCAGGGGCCCTATTGGCTCGGGCAGCGGTTGGTGGAACAGGTCGACCGGCTGCGCGCCTTGCTGCTGGAAACCGAGCCGAACTGGAACATCGACCGGCACACGCGGACCTTGCTGAAGGCTTAA